A window of Aricia agestis chromosome 3, ilAriAges1.1, whole genome shotgun sequence contains these coding sequences:
- the LOC121725233 gene encoding uncharacterized protein LOC121725233 translates to MDQRVQCPVCTLYLHSGMSLESHLDTHPKDQVIKALCSLSARSSTFGSRTSTPTQSERSYRSRSRTPANEESVRWMTTHKNSENERYWRRTPSRTKSTPFSYNTSRVGTPELRMGNLSFDNHNFANNNGSDPYTIKIDKTQQTHTSINTRQESEFEQQFPYYSEQNDDPEIKYSRSSEYTGIDNSNNIFTYNMPTIAPNLKLQATMVPSTSKKSANVVKILPKPSNILVKTNVAGVQYIPPGVKPLHVVLPTSTSFVQKTLPNHMIMTGNLASAPILDPKSVAQPLANQFEQLTTNSVTPGTTVVTQNSQIIYREMVHNLDGKPFISSMPAVLGTHENVTNVAQSNSIYQNVMVVDQFGNTSCMYTTPQPLLSKPCPTTIFNSNLTSIPHSVKQVPQMLNNANETLIIDVNPLVPSTSNNISNNAGPSSSHEGRNKNASLIKAEEKADSKIDSSVNCKGLKILSNVKVEVPVQHHKNMLNTVLDLTGPNESEYTQRPLTPEKILPDLDDNLNMPDEGAPASNGESFSSHTFSVIKNVGNPPSYRESSKTNISHKLETEFSDSCPVPDLTCNEKPSISPCSELSEHGESATDPAPITRKQEINNETKSSTEGKKSPTKLVRNMPLPLNNIYVKKHKKILQIKNSKTCPPSTSTSLEFEPKASSSKSLSSENFTLSDIGKNEEECFKKSFLQTISIEKIENQQEADNQTEFDADTEERSMDIEPVASSRDPEYPNPTEIVKVKEEVNSSNDFSNEGARSCGEIAPMETLRPINVITYGNMVPENFDEDSNHRELLELEAASKNKQFVNMMNDNYFGDNIYADYFTPDRVESFEAEKESHYNKENTKDPMYMWGEPSQKESEFVLPNFIHESYRIAESSEADYSELTTVDVQLDNDADRCDIDNKADVLSESRSEGEPILNICTDERMPPRGELSGQESNGDLESTWGGMYAEVPPAEPYDLMARESWVSDGSDVDTNEKLDALDDFPKTKSYSCSQCAVKFPSLKELRGHKSLAHALPTCSTAKTSYSRLVTSRTIKKEVKQDEVSLSSNLMVLESKRAITTTILQAYDVLGEAKPKIEGLIKQEKKRKRRDYVCPTCKEDQGTDAAFHAHLKIHPLECLTCGKCFFRRANLALHIKTHLGIKNYKCDICEKRFITRQKLSEHHNIHTGRAPFKCTMCDDTFRRYSNMVQHRDRHHLKKKARVRDFVCACGLVFHSAAKLLWHRETHDERPKACPYCSDKFVHAASLTRHVRRSHNALYVSERLRGKVDNVPCPVCKQVYLRTNLRAHMQTHSGKRNFHCVICNKYFTTKWNLKLHRWTHMSRSAKPYKCTLCKGAFIRQSEYISHMNAHKSVRPYTCNYCGCQFIRKTNCQRHVREHEMAKKYVCKVPECGKSFHRSYYLSEHMKVHSNSRPFSCNICGKTSSNKSNHNKHVKIHHAREPIATEA, encoded by the exons GATCAGAGAGTGCAATGTCCAGTGTGTACATTGTACCTACACAGTGGTATGTCCTTGGAGTCACATCTGGATACACATCCTAAGGACCAGGTGATAAAAGCTTTGTGCTCCTTATCCGCTAGAAGTTCAACATTTGGAAGTCGTACTTCAACACCCACTCAATCGGAAAGGTCATACAGAAGTCGATCTCGTACACCAGCAAACGAAGAAAGTGTAAGATGGATGACAACACATAAAAATAGCGAAAATGAAAGGTACTGGAGGAGGACTCCAAGTCGGACAAAATCTACACCCTTCTCATATAATACCTCAAGAGTTGGTACTCCAGAACTCAGGATGGGAAATTTATCTTTTGATAATCACAATTTTGCTAATAACAATGGTTCTGATCCATATACAATAAAGATAGATAAAACGCAACAAACACATACCTCAATAAACACTCGGCAGGAATCCGAGTTTGAGCAACAATTTCCTTACTATTCAGAACAAAATGACGATCCTGAAATCAAATATTCAAGAAGTTCAGAGTATACTGGAATTGacaattcaaataatatatttacctaCAACATGCCTACAATTGCAcccaatttaaaattacaagcTACTATGGTACCATCCACATCGAAAAAGTCTGCCAATGTGGTGAAAATATTACCAAAACCAAGTAACATCCTGGTTAAAACAAATGTTGCAGGGGTACAGTATATTCCACCTGGTGTAAAACCTTTACATGTTGTATTACCGACATCAACATCATTTGTTCAGAAGACTTTGCCAAATCATATGATAATGACGGGTAATTTAGCAAGCGCCCCCATACTGGACCCCAAGTCTGTAGCACAGCCATTAGCAAACCAGTTTGAACAGCTGACTACAAATTCAGTGACTCCTGGAACTACAGTTGTTACACAAAACTCACAGATTATTTACCGAGAAATGGTGCACAACCTGGATGGTAAACCTTTCATCTCCAGTATGCCAGCCGTGCTCGGAACCCATGAAAATGTTACAAATGTTGCTCAAAGTAATTCAATATACCAGAATGTGATGGTGGTTGATCAGTTTGGCAATACATCTTGCATGTATACTACACCTCAGCCCCTGCTGTCTAAACCTTGTCCTACAACTATTTTCAATAGTAATCTCACTAGTATACCCCATTCAGTCAAACAAGTGCCTCAAATGCTCAATAATGCAAATGAAACTCTTATTATTGATGTAAATCCTTTAGTACCTTCGACATCAAATAACATCAGTAATAATGCTGGTCCCAGCTCTTCTCATGAAGGAAGAAATAAAAATGCTTCACTAATAAAGGCAGAAGAAAAGGCTGACAGTAAAATAGATTCATCAGTGAATTGTAAGGGCTTGAAAATTCTTAGTAATGTCAAGGTAGAAGTTCCAGTCCAACACCATAAAAATATGTTGAACACAGTCCTTGATCTTACAGGACCAAATGAGTCTGAATATACACAAAGACCTTTGACTCCAGAGAAAATTTTACCAGACTTAGATGACAATCTCAATATGCCCGATGAAGGTGCCCCAGCTTCAAATGGTGAAAGCTTCTCTTctcatacattttctgtcatcAAAAATGTGGGAAATCCACCATCTTATAGGGAATCATCTAAAACAAACATAAGTCACAAACTAGAAACAGAATTTTCGGATAGTTGTCCAGTTCCTGATTTAACATGCAATGAAAAACCTTCAATATCTCCTTGTAGTGAACTTTCGGAGCATGGTGAAAGTGCAACAGATCCTGCACCTATAACTCGAaaacaagaaataaataatgaaactaaAAGTAGCACCGAAGGAAAGAAATCTCCTACAAAGCTAGTAAGAAATATGCCCTTACCTCTCAATAATATCTATGTCAAGAAGCACAAGaaaatattgcaaataaaaaactCGAAAACATGCCCTCCATCAACAAGTACAAGTTTGGAATTTGAACCTAAAGCATCATCTTCAAAGTCCCTATCATCTGAAAATTTCACCTTGAGTGATATTGGTAAAAATGAGGAGGagtgttttaaaaaaagttttttacaaACTATATCTATTGAGAAAATTGAAAACCAGCAGGAGGCAGATAATCAAACTGAGTTTGATGCAGATACTGAGGAACGCTCCATGGACATAGAGCCTGTAGCTTCCTCCAGAGACCCAGAATATCCTAATCCTACAGAAATAGTTAAAGTAAAGGAAGAAGTTAACTCCAGTAATGACTTCAGCAATGAGGGAGCTCGGTCATGCGGAGAAATTGCACCAATGGAGACATTAAGGCCAATAAATGTTATAACTTATGGAAATATGGTCCCTGAAAATTTTGATGAGGACTCCAACCACAGGGAACTTCTCGAATTGGAAGCAGCATCTAAAAACAAGCAGTTTGTAAACATGATGAATGATAATTACTTTGGGGATAATATTTATGCAGACTACTTTACCCCAGATCGTGTAGAAAGTTTTGAAGCTGAAAAAGAGTCGCACTATAACaaagaaaatacaaaagatCCCATGTACATGTGGGGTGAACCTTCTCAGAAAGAAAGCGAGTTTGTGCTGCCCAATTTCATACATGAAAGCTACAGAATAGCAGAAAGTAGCGAGGCCGATTATTCTGAATTGACTACAGTTGATGTTCAACTGGATAATGATGCAGATAGATGTGACATAGATAATAAAGCTGACGTTCTTAGTGAGAGTAGAAGCGAAGGGGAACCAATTCTCAATATCTGTACCGATGAGAGAATGCCACCTCGAGGAGAGCTCAGTGGACAGGAGAGTAATGGTGACTTGGAGTCTACTTGGGGTGGG ATGTATGCTGAAGTACCTCCTGCCGAGCCCTACGACTTGATGGCCCGTGAGAGCTGGGTATCCGATGGCTCAGATGTGGACACCAACGAAAAATTAGACGCTCT GGACGACTTCCCGAAGACAAAAAGTTATAGTTGTTCGCAATGTGCCGTGAAGTTCCCGTCCCTGAAGGAGCTACGGGGCCACAAGTCGCTGGCGCACGCGCTGCCCACGTGCTCCACCGCCAAGACCAGCTACAGCCGCCTCGTCACCTCGCGAACTATCAAGAAGGAAGTCAAACAAGACGAAGTCTCTTTGTCTA GTAATCTCATGGTGTTGGAGTCGAAACGGGCGATCACGACGACAATTCTACAAGCGTACGACGTGTTGGGCGAGGCTAAGCCCAAGATCGAGGGTCTTATCAAACAAGAGAAGAAGAGAAAGCGTAGGGACTATGTGTGCCCTACGTGTAAGGAAGACCAAGGGACGGATGCTGCGTTCCACGCACATCTCAAGATACATCCTCTGGAGTGCCTCACCTGTGGAAAGTGCTTCTTCAGACGAGCGAACCTGGCGCTGCACATCAAAACACATCTGGGAATAAAGAATTATAA ATGCGACATATGCGAGAAGCGGTTTATCACGCGGCAGAAGCTGAGCGAGCACCACAACATCCACACTGGCCGAGCGCCATTCAAGTGCACCATGTGCGACGACACCTTCCGCCGCTACTCCAACATGGTGCAGCACAG GGACCGACACCACCTGAAGAAGAAGGCGCGCGTGCGGGACTTCGTGTGCGCGTGCGGGCTGGTGTTCCACTCGGCGGCGAAGCTGCTGTGGCACCGCGAGACGCACGACGAGCGGCCCAAGGCGTGCCCGTACTGCTCCGACAAGTTCGTGCACGCCGCCTCCCTCACGCGCCACGTGCGCCGCTCCCACAACGCGCTCTACGTCAGCGAGCGCCTGCGCGGCAAGGTCGACAACGTGCCGTGCCCCGTCTGCAAACag GTGTATCTCCGGACTAATCTCCGAGCGCACATGCAGACGCACAGCGGCAAGCGGAACTTCCACTGCGTGATATGCAACAAGTACTTCACGACCAAGTGGAACCTGAAGCTGCACCGCTGGACGCACATGAGCCGCTCGGCCAAGCCGTACAAGTGCACGCTGTGCAAGGGCGCCTTCATCCGCCAGTCCGAGTACATCTCGCACATGAACGCGCACAAGTCCGTCCGCCCGTACACCTGCAACTACTGCGGTTGCCAGTTCATCCGCAAGACGAACTGCCAGCGCCACGTCCGCGAGCACGAGATGGCCAAGAAGTACGTGTGCAAGGTGCCCGAGTGCGGCAAGTCCTTCCACCGCAGCTACTACCTGTCCGAGCACATGAAGGTGCACAGCAACTCGCGCCCCTTCTCCTGCAACATCTGCGGCAAGACCTCCAGCAACAAGTCCAACCACAACAAGCACGTCAAGATCCACCACGCCCGGGAGCCCATCGCCACGGAGGCGTAA